The nucleotide sequence TTGCATTCACATGATAAACTGTAGATACAACCAACACAACATGCCTGAACATTTAGTTCTCCAACACCCTTAGCATTCACATacacaaatatgtaaaattacTTCATTCATAAAGCATAAATGGAAAGCACTTTAAACTGATAATGACACAGCACACCAGATTACTTAATATTTTCAGTACTTGCAGTGTCCTTTAAAGTAATTAGCAAAGTTGATCCGCTTCTTTaaatttaacttgttttaaatttatCTTGTTGGATCATCCATGTAAAACTTCAAACTGCTTGCTGCTTAGGTTACTGGTGTATTGTCAGTCTTATCTTTATGATGCTGGAGTGCGATGGATCTTCTTTGCTGTTCAGGAGATGTCAGGATCAGCTTGTCAGCTCCTCAGCTCCTCACCTCATGTCGAGCAGGGTGAGTTCTCACTGTAACTCCCTCCAATTCGAATAATGGACACAAGGCGTTCTTTGCGTTTACTGGCATTTAATCCGACACAGGTGTCATCAATTATGCCGTGAGAACTGTACAAAAACATAGAATAATCAACATACAATAAGGCATTCTCATGGAGAATAAACAGAGTAATTGTAACAATATAAACCTTTCTGAATTAATAGGTTGACACCCTTGTGTAACATTTAGAGACATGTGACTAATTAACTTAACAGAtatcacaaacaaacatattcatttatagaaacacaaaataaactttgtttaccTCATTGGCCTTATTAAGTTGAAGgggttaataaaaatgcatcttacAGCACCATCTTCTTCAGGAAAACTTCAGCAAAACCAAAAATCTTCCTTGCAAACGTAATGGACAGGGAAAAATCCAGCGTGCTGCCCTCTACTGAATCTAGCGTGCATTTAAACCATCGATCCGACCAGAAACAACACACTGAACATTGGTTCCACCCTGGAAAGTTAACATATATTCCAAATGTGCATTTTTACCTTcaattgttgattttattaaatcaacattgttttttaacatttattgcaaattaaaactatgaaattaacttaaacaaCATAACTGCTCTTGATGGCAGTTACAGCACTGATTGACTGGCGAGAACAGCCCACCCTCTGATGAAGCCCCCATTAACATGAGCCTTGTACACAGCTCAGTGCAGACATGTTTGATCAGGCCGTCAGGCTGCAATGCAGAGATATTTTGCTCAGACAGGCTGCTTGTTTGCCGAGCTGTGGAAGATAGAATAAGAAGCTATACTATTCAAAGTTTGGAAGAATAGAAACAGGGAGCTGTTGGATTTGAATCGTTGATGACCTTAATTCATCCAACAGATCTGTCGCCGGTTCCCTTTGTTGTTTACTCATGAAACCGtgtctttattttctgaaaCTAACCATTGTCAGAGCATAAATATTAACCTGTTTGTTACAATTTGCTAATGAATTACAGCCAAATATTAATGTATTGATACAATTGAGATGaattgtaaaaacaacaaatcccACAAATATTACTGGTTCAGGCTCTCTCTGTTTAACTGTGTTCCTCTCACAGATAAAGCCAAATGGCAGCTGTTGCAGTCATAACTCTGCGAGGTCTATGATTTTGTTCTTAATGAAAACATTCCTGGATGAGTAGTTGTAGTGGGGAAATGGATTAGTACTTCagtgtctttttttcctgctctttcAATGTCCAGTCAGTTCCAGCACAACCTGAGctttgttctgctgcaggaatCCTTTTGACAAAAGCGACttgtttctttccactgtcgcacCATGCTTGCCCCTAGTGAGGATAACCTGATGCAATGGGCTGAGCTTCGTCAAATAAATACCTTTTTACCATTTGAGATCATAAATAGAATTGTGATTGCCCTGATTAAATGGGAATATGTGTCACTGAATCTAAATCTGACCAAATTCACCGGATTACACATTTTCTGACATAAATTGGAATCCGTTTTTCTTGCAAGGTGCAATGAGACGACATCTGCTGTGAACTGGTACCGTATAAATGAACATTACTGAATcacattgaaaaattaaaccaaGAGCCCTGATTCAACATAAGAAGCCCCGAATCGCTCATTCAACGTTGTAAAAACGATCTTCTCATCTGATCTCGGCAGGAAGCCGGTGAGAAAGCGTTCTCTCCTCATTTTGCGCGCTCTGCCGATGGGAGCGCGCACAGACGCACGGAGCGAGCGGCCAGGAGAGACATCCTCTGAGCGCCATATCTCAGACCTGACGGACAGTTTTCTGGTGCGCTTCCGAACACCTGccgtgggagggaaaaaaaacaaaaagtccgACTTCTTTACGCATTTAAATTCTCGCCCAAATTGTTGCGATGGAGTTCCCAACAGTTCCTTCGGAGGACTTTCAGGAGGTCTACTCTTTGTCCACAACTCCTTATTTAAATGTCACATTCCTGGAGGATCTGCTGACTGAGCCCTCTAAAAGCAACCAAACCAGCGGGATCGCCGCCAGAAACACCACAAGTCTCATCATCGCAGTCTGCATCACGGCTCTCTACTCTCTCATCTGTGTGGTGGGACTGCTGGGAAACGTGCTCGTTATGTACGGAGTGATCCGGTAAGGTGCATGTGTCAcacttagattaaaaaaagtaaaagattaTTCAACTGTTTGTCTGGTTGATGTAAATCATCATAGTCCACACACTGATATATAGGCAAAAAAACATTGGGGTTGATTACAAAGGGTATAAATACCTGATTAAAGTAACTATCGCTGTTTTTACCAACTTTGGGGAATTTGATCAAGTTTCCGgatgaaaattaattttcaTTCTGTGCGATTTGGGTTTCCTCTGTCATCCGTTTGCGAGCCTATGGCAAGCAATTTATGCAAATAttgcttgcaaatactgcataaaACCCTCCACTAATAAAATGTAACTGTCGTCTAATATTTTGCTGCACTCATTTTCAACTGCGGATTTTTGGCACATGATAAGCTGACATTTTTTGTTGCTCTACTgatatggggggaaaaaacaaccttaTATCAGCACAACTATGGAATATTAACAGAACAACGTGCCATAACAGCCCTGCGCtttacacacaaaaacccaCCTCCTACACATAGCAGAGAGGGAAAAGAGAGGGAGGACCTTGTGATCTGCAGCTTCTTGTTCAAATCACTCCACTGTGCCAATTAGTCCTGTTAGGAACAGTGGTGAAGACATGATGGAACAGACGTAGTTAAACACCAGATCCAATTACATGGCTTTTGTTTCATGCAATCCTGAACTGAAGGTTTTGGCTGTGAAGTAATGCTGCttatatataaatgaataaaatgtgagGTTAAGGTTTGGTCTCTCGTTCTCTAGTCAGAGAGCAAGAAATTCGTATTCTTAGCACAGATAAATACCCCTACACCTGGCAGAGttagatttattatttaatgacattttgcttCTGTTTGGAGATGGCAACAGGCTTATTGTTGTGTTCTCTGTTTATATTTACCTTTTACCAGAAAAtctttggtcaaaaataattgAGAGCCTTCTCAATAATCGCTGGAAAAGCCTATATTGGCGTTACAGCAATCACAAACGTATTACAATTGCTTTAAGCCTGTTTTGGGTATTTTGGATTATTCATTTTATGCAGTGAGCTTCATGTCTTTGAGGTTAGAAGCCCCCAATCTTTAGCTCCCCCCACACATTCAGTGTTTGTATCTAGTCGGGACTCTGGCAGGGCCTCTCTAAAACACTAACATCTCTTTCAGTCGGAAAAACACgttaataaaatttaaagattCCTTTAAAGCCAAGACCAGGAGTGGGAATAATTTGGGGTTCAACTGCGGTACTTGATATCAGTATTGCCCTTCTTTCTGGCACACTTTGTCCTTCCACCtaattttccattaatatgAGGAGAAGTtgagttttgtatttttagcaGATGTAAACCACAATCACCATAtattacagaaagaaaaagaaaactttctgtgatagactggcgacctgtccagggtgtaccccgcctctcgtccaTTGATAGCTGgggatagacaccagcacccctcgtgaccccagcagggatagacgtgttagaagatggatggatgatgactTTCTGTGTGTGGCAATGCTTTATGACACATGCCTTtctatttttgaataaaattactGACATAAACTACTTTTCAGTCACCTTCTGATTTATGgagacacacaaacatgcaGTTTCTGTCAAACCATAGCATGGAGTCATCCTCCCTCGTCTTCTGAGGGTGTGTCCTCTACTGTCtggtcaaagaaaaacaaaaaacatacagGCACATAATCTAATGAGTTAGCAACTACTGCCAggttttgccaaaataaatatttaaacaactaTTCATCTGCCAGAAGGGGCAAAACACACAGGTTTAAGAAAAGGAATCTGAAACTAAGACCGCCTTTGGTTTGATTTTCCAGTTTTAATCCACTCATTTCAAACACAGTTTAAATCCGGCTTACCGGCTCATTTCTTCTGTGTACAAAGGCTTCTGGGCATTTAGTGTACTTTtgtggctgaaaaaaaatcGTGCTTTATTAGATTATGTTTGACTTTGCTTGGTGATTGGGTTGCCAGCGAAACGAATCAAAGCATGAACTGTTCTccagacttgaacatactgctTGAACTGATGCCACCAATGGAACGTCTGTGTTTTTCAGATAATGCCCTTTTTCCTGACTGCTACTTTGAGTAAGGGCCGAATAAAAATCTCCTCTTCTCTTCCAAACCTAACCAGGTACACAAAGATGAAGACTGCCACCAACATTTACATCTTCAACCTGGCTCTGGCCGACGCTCTGGCCACCAGCACCCTCCCCTTCCAGAGTGCCAAGTACCTGATGAGCACGTGGCCCTTCGGCGAGCTCTTGTGCAAAGCGGTCATCGCCATCGACTACTACAACATGTTCACCAGCATCTTCACCCTCACCATGATGAGCGTGGACCGCTACATCGCTGTGTGCCATCCCGTCAAAGCCCTGGACTTCCGGACGCCTGCCAAGGCCAAGCTCATCAACGTGTGCATCTGGATCCTCTCCTCCGTCGTCGGAGTGCCGGTGATTATCATGGCGGCCACCAAGGTGACAGACAAAGGTGGGTTAATTTAAGAGGAAATCAACGACGTTGTTTAGAAACGCTACTTTATTGGAAAATGTCTTTGCCGCTAGAGTTGTAAGTGTTGATCTTAGACAGTTGTCACACCAGGAAGGGTGATTTGAGCTTGGCTATTAACTCAAAATTAGGTTCCTCATATGGCTTCCTATTAAAGCTCTTATGGGTTTTACCCCTCAGGAAACACCGCCTGCATGCTCCGATTTCCTAAGCCGGAATGGTACTGGGACACGCTGATGAAAATCTGCGTGTTCATCTTCGCCTTCGTGGTGCCAGTCCTCGTCATCACCATTTGCTACGGCCTCATGATCCTGCGGCTGAAGAGCGTCCGGCTCCTGTCCGGCTCCAAGGAGAAGGACAGGAACTTGCGGCGCATCACACGCATGGTCCTGGTGGTCGTGGCGGCTTTCATTGTCTGCTGGACCCCCATCCACCTCTTCATCATCGTCAAGACCATCGTGGAGATCGACCACAGGAACCTTCTGGTGATGGCCAGTTGGCACCTGTGCatcgccctgggctacaccaaCAGCAGCCTGAACCCCATGCTGTACGCCTTCCTGGACGAAAACTTCAAGAGGTGCTTCAGAGACTTCTGTCTGCCGTACCGCTCCCGCTCGGAGCagagcagcttctccagagcgcGGAACAGCGCGAGGGAGCCCGTGTCTGTTTGCGCGCCTGCAGGGGCGCAGAGGGCGCCTGGCTGACTAAGCGCGGATCagtcagaggaggaagagggtcAGGATGGACCGCAGACTGATGACACACAGTTCTCCACCACAGGAGTCTGAGACTGTGACCTTCAAATGAACCGTGGATGGGGTTCATGTCGTGAATCTTTGACTGAAACGTTATTTGGGAATTGTCTTTGAAACATGTGAATGCCTGCTGATAAGAAACCCAGATAAACCAACATTTTGTGTGGGctaactataaaaaaaacatataaatcacaaaaaaaatcattaaaaaacaagTAATTCAGCACTTTATCTCCGTGcatcaagaatatttttttctaatttgatATGTGGGAGCTTCACAAATCCAATATAGGTGAGCAGCACTCATTCAGAGTGTTATCAGTCACGTGTTGACTACATTAAAAGGCAAAATTGAGATCTGAATGGCTTTAAGGAGTATTTTATGGCCAGTTTGGGGACCTGTGATTGTGTATGATTGGACAAATCAGTGTAATCAACACTCACCCCCAAATTACATGTTGTATTTGATGATAATCGCATGTCTTAGATAACAATCTGGCCTGATAGATAATTTCTTCCTGTAAGAACAGCAGAGAGGATTTAACTTAAGATCCCAGCGATGGCTCAAAGTAATGCACAGTTTTGAATTTAAATGTCATATCTGATCCAATTTAAGATGTCCAAAAATGACTTTCTAATCCAAAATATTGTAGGAACTGGTAAAGGACAAAGGACTACAAAGCTGTCAATTTAACAACATTACGGTTAAGAtcactttgtttttaataatctgaATCCTTATCAGATTTTTAGTAGATGGtgaagattttctttttgccaAAAGCTTTAAACCAGGCAGTAGTTTCAAACAACTTCATCAAAGAGTGAAAAGAACTATAAATGCCATTTATGTTTATTCGCTTCTCCATTTAGAAAGCAGTGATACAACAACAGCAAGCctaatttttttatcaataaataaaaaaatgaaaattaaaaaaagcagtaATTTTCTGAAGTATAATTTTAGTACGTTAGCTTCTGTACTATGTTCTGTCTCTTTATTTCGATTGGATAGTAGCTCCCAAAACTGTCATTCTACAAACCTTAGCTCCAATTGAGTTGATTACTAAATTGTCACactgcaaacatttaaaagatttGCTGAAGCTTTCCTGGGGATCCCCTAGACAGTATTGTCATACCACCTCTTTGATTTAATGAGATTCTACCTGTGAATGTTCATGTGAGATATTTTATGCACTTTATCTGGATTTACTGGATGTATTCAGCTCTTACTACACAGAAGCGCCGCCTTCATGAATGAGTAGCAATCAGCTTACATCGTATTTTACATCGTATGCTGAATGAAATGTAAATATGGGGCTCTCTAAGGGCCAATAATAATACTAGTGTGGTTTTAGAGCTTTTATTTGATTATGTTTATGAACAAATAAGCTGCAGTTGGGTAAACAACTGTGTAATTATTAATGCTGTAAATATTGATtctctaatttaaaaaaatttattctgTCACATTAATGggtttttcctatttttctgTCCATAATTTATATAGGAGCATTTAAACTTAGCAGCAAAAGTAATTAATCTGTGGTTGGTtgattatttctgtgttttaacaACACTAACTGTAAATAAATCTCACACTGTTGTAAAGTCTTTTTACTTCCTCTTAAATGTTGCCGCGTTTTGtaggaaaacacatttgtggGTTAAGCAGCGGAGCTAAACCCATGAAAAACTGCCAAATCCTCTTTACAGCTCACTCTGCCATTGGCTGTTTTGTGGTTCGTGGGATTGGATGATTGAAGATTGAAGTTTGAAGAAATAGGAAATATTGGCAATTTCAAAAACTTATTCATTTACTAAACAGGGGCCTCGGTAGTCTGTGACGAATCCCACAGTGCCACAAAAGCCAGGAACCTCCACCTCATGCTTGGTTACACACTAATGCGGGATGGCATCCCATTCTTTCGCCAGTATTTTGTCATAAATTCATAAGTCAACCAATGTGGTTCAGTTGGTCACTTTGGGAGGCACGGCAAACTCATGTTGCCCCCACAAGTTCAGTGGGGTTGAGGTCTGGTGTGGAGGCAACCTCCTCTCTAGTCCCAATTTCTGGAGGCTGTATCTGAACAACACTTCCTGCAGGAGCTGGGTTCGATTTCCTGGGGGACGTGGCAACCTTtagggtgaaaaaaaacaaacaaaaggcttTTTAACAGTATAACATTTCTTGCCATTGGGCATcgttttaacaaacaaacagcaaaatagaaaatatatgcTTAGTTTAAAAAAGCACAACTCATTGAATGGATCTTCAGCGGAAGGAACTGTGATGATGTTATTCAATTATCTCTTTAGTTTTGACTGTAAAACAgcaaattcatttaaagagaaaaactaTGTTTGATCCTTAACAAGTCTGCATATGTTTACAGATATATTGTTATGTTacacaaataatatatatacCGCTTTTGTCTTTGGACCTTTAAGTCTGCTAAGAAAACTGGTATAGCTTCTTTCTggtgcttttactttgaaatttgGATTGACTGTGTTTCCTTCTGTGTGCTATTTCTAGCTTATGCTGTTAACAGTAACAAGCTTTGTGGGAGTTCCTTGTGTTAATGGTAAGCTTTGTTGTTGATCATTCTTTGAGTCAGCATAGCTCTGACTGACACCTGCTGGCCGGAGGGCCACAGTTACGAGGTTTGTGCAAATGTaagtcaataaataaaaaaaaagatcaaataagACAGTGATGCTTGTGGAATATTTGGATCAGTCGTGTAAGGGTTTGTTGCAAATTAACTTTGAATATTAAACCAAACGCCTCTGTAGCCTACTATGTGCAGTGGATTAGTATTGATCAGCAGCTAGATGCACTCAGCTGCGTGAATCATGAAAAACCTTTTTTGCTTTATATTCCAATGATGAAGTAGTCCacaacagcagaagaaaaagcaTGCATGGGTGTTCAAagattttacaaatagaaatgcTAAATGTACAACGTACATTTCTATTCACCCTCCCTTGACTTGATATATGGTAGAATAAATACCAGCAACTACAGCTGTAAGTCATCCCCTCTACCAGTTTTGTATATATAGAGCGACACTGAAATGTACATCTATTCTTGTTTGCAAAATAAGTTCAGATGAATAAATAACTGATAGATGGCATGAATGCTCTGCTCATCTGGCAGATGTCTTCAGAGCGCCATGCACTTTTAGTTTTCCGCATGAATTTGCGTTTTACACGTCGCCCGTAGGTTACATTTTGGTCTTCTCTGGACAGAGCATCCCTGTAcacattcactgcaaaaatagggGGGTCTGAAATCAAGATAAAAATGGTAAATCTGATGGAAAAGGTTCTCAAAACAAGTGAAATTATCTGTCCATGCAGCAAGATGATTTCACTTGACAAGATTTTTTGATTTAATATAAGACAGTGTTAAGTTGAAcacttgaaatgaaaaaaatatatattatccTATACATCTAAAGCTgaggttgctgttttttttgtcttggaaTGAACAAAATAAGTTGCAGTGCTTGCTGCATGTGTCTCCAACAAGTATTCAACAAAGTTGTTTCTGAAGCACAACATAGGAGTTTACAGGAAAATGACTTGCTGTATTTAAGAGAGTAATCAGATATGACATTATGACTGTTTCTGACTCAACTGTAACTTAGACAGGAGGTCTAAAAAGAGCTTTAATTTGAAGctttaaactgatttttttttcattttcatttatatattttctttctgtttgattCCCAGCTTGAATGTGATGATTACAGACCAACTGCAAGttgacacagaaaaaaaacaaaaaacaaaacaaaacaacatcacTATTTCTTTGTGTGAAGATAACAAAATGACAACAGATGGATTTTTATGGAAGCATTCATTACTGTCAGCATGTAATCTCCAAGATGTCACAGATGTGGGGTTACTGCCCACAGTGGACAAAGTGGCATATTGGAATCGAAGCTTTTTTGTGTAACACTGATGAGAAGTGCTGACTAAGTGCTATATAACCCAGAGCTTAAAATGCGCCAGAAGAGacgttctgattttttttagacgCTGCGACGTGGGCTTGATGctttctgcagcagatgctTGCAAAAAAGGGTCCGATTATCGAGTCGTGCTCGAAATGGTAACTAAAAGGCTGAATAACAATAAAGCTGTGAAGCATCATTTTTCGTTGCAGAAGAGCTTCGACTGGATATTGAATATGGAATATGCCTGCCATCTGCTAGCAGTCGTAACAGACGGCATGGAAATTAGAGATTCGTAGAGAGCGAAGCCTGAcccacatattttattttgccaagaaaacacaaactgcaTCTCAACCATTAACAGTTTCCACCTACAGAATGTATTTTACTGACCCTCCCAGCTGACAACTCCGTTAGCATCTGGAGGCCGCTGCGTAAATGACAAAGTGGAGAAATCAGAAtctcaaaattaaaatgtttggtttgtgaACAACATGGCTAGCCTGagaaaaaaattttaaattgttgGAAAAGGTGACAGGCTGTTTAGTCTGTGTCTTGGATTGTAGCCCCATGATCTCTGATTACATCAGTTACTCACATGAATCATGTGACAATTACGGTTGCATTGGAGAAGACTGAAAacctacattttattttagtaattcaaacagaaacagagaTAAGGTGGTACATGTCTGTCATTTTGATGATAAAGGTTCACAATAACGATAACctaagcccaggttgctttaacagcaaccttcagctcatctgCGTGGTCAGGTGAATCTTCCTTAAACTCTTTATGAGGGTTTTCTCAAGGCTGTGGTTATCCCTGTGTCTTCTGCAGCTTTTTCTACaacacttttccttccactcaacttcccATAAATATGCTTGAATACAGCAACAGGTCATCAGTCAGCTTCTTCCGCAATAACCTTTTATGGCATACCCTCTAAACGAAGGGCATCATTGGCTCTCTGATGGCCTGCTGACTGCATG is from Fundulus heteroclitus isolate FHET01 chromosome 3, MU-UCD_Fhet_4.1, whole genome shotgun sequence and encodes:
- the oprd1b gene encoding opioid receptor, delta 1b, producing MEFPTVPSEDFQEVYSLSTTPYLNVTFLEDLLTEPSKSNQTSGIAARNTTSLIIAVCITALYSLICVVGLLGNVLVMYGVIRYTKMKTATNIYIFNLALADALATSTLPFQSAKYLMSTWPFGELLCKAVIAIDYYNMFTSIFTLTMMSVDRYIAVCHPVKALDFRTPAKAKLINVCIWILSSVVGVPVIIMAATKVTDKGNTACMLRFPKPEWYWDTLMKICVFIFAFVVPVLVITICYGLMILRLKSVRLLSGSKEKDRNLRRITRMVLVVVAAFIVCWTPIHLFIIVKTIVEIDHRNLLVMASWHLCIALGYTNSSLNPMLYAFLDENFKRCFRDFCLPYRSRSEQSSFSRARNSAREPVSVCAPAGAQRAPG